CCGCAAAATGGACATCCTCAGCGTCTATGCCGGGATGAAATTGCCCTTGGCGGTATTCTTGGCGAATTTGCTCCAACCCTGTAATTAACTGCTCTCCTTCTGCTGGTGAAATAATGCCTGTGTGCGCCAGCATTTTGGCATGAGCTTGCGACCCGGTGATATCGTACTCAATCAGTTCAATGTCAAAAAGTATACTGGCATTAAAGCGTGCGATCGCCGGATGCAGTGCGGATTCAAATCTCTGACTCCAAGTTTTGGATGCAGTACCGCCAGTTGGTTGTTGAGTTAGTTCGGTATCCAAGTTATCCTCTTTTTGACAGCAGTCGGCTTAAAAATTTAAAAATCAAAGGGAATCGAGACCAAAAATTTTTACTTTTGGCTTTAACTATAGCTACAGCTAATCGATACAAGAATCTATACCATACCTCGGATAAAGTAGCCTACGATCGCTCCTACGATCAACGCCCAAATTTGACCTGATTGAATAAAATAGCTCCAAGCTTTTTGTGCCTGTCCTATAAGGTTTGGATCGCTAACTTGTTGAGCTAGCACAAATGACCACATAGGTAGCTTAGAGAATAAAACTGCTAGAGAATCGCTTGAATGAACCAGCGTAGCCCAGGAACCTGTCATTATTTGGATGGCGTTAACAACCATAGCCTTTGTCTCCTCTTGCAAATTGATTATAGATGGTTAGCTTTAGCCAAGTTTCTAAGTCAGAGATTATGGCACAAACACAAATATACCTAAATATGATTATGTGCAATCTGCATTACCACCAGAGTCATATCATCCCCATTACGATTTCCGGGGCCAATAAATTGTTGCACTCGATCGAAAAGGTAATCCAGAATTGCTTGAGAACCTTGGCAATGCTGACAGGCTCGCTCAAAAGCAAGGATGAGGTTTTCCTCATCAAATCGGTCTCCGCTGGGGTTAGCCGCTTCTGTAAAACCATCAGTGTAATAGATTAGCGTATCGCCCGGAGCCAACTGCACCTGAGCCTCCTCGTACTGGGAATTGCTATCCAAACCGATTAGCATACCCAAAGTATCCAAACGCATGACCGATCGGGTGGATGCCTGCCACAACAATGGCGGATTGTGAGCGGCATTGCTGTAAGACAGGATACGACTTTGCAGATTGTACTCTGAATAAAATAGGGTCACGAACCGATGGGAATTTTCTAGATCGGCATACATAACCTGGTTGAGATGTTGCAAAATGCGAGATGGCGAGTGACCGTTCAGCACTTCTGCCCTTAGCATTCCCCGCGTCATGGTCATCAACAAACCTGCCGGGACTCCTTTGCCCATAACATCCCCTATGACTATACCCAAACGTCCCTTTTGAGAATAGTGAGTTGTGAGTTGTGAGTTTGAAATTAAAGGGTCAGGTTTGAATTCCGAACTCAAAACAGACTGTTCGTGATTATTGGTGCTGGTTTCAGTAGCGATAAAATCGTAGTAGTCTCCGCCGACCCGGTTGGCAGGTTGACAGCGAGCTGCTAATTCAATCCCTGGAATTGTCGGACATTGACGGGGAAGCAATCTTTGTTGGATCTCGGCACCTATTTCCAGTTCTCGATCGAGCCGTTCTTTCTTGCGTAATTCTACCGTCAGTTCATCGTTAGCGATCGCCACTGCTGTTTGATCTGCTACTAAACGAACTAACTTTTGTCGGGTTTCCGTCCAAGTATATTCGGGATCGCGACTGAAAACGTACAGACGCCCCCTTTCAGCTTGCTTGACTAAAATTGCCGTACCAAACAAATGTATATCTGGCCCCAAATAGCGGGTAACGTGTTCGTCCAGAAGCGTCAGTCCTCTCTCGTGACCGGATGCGTCGCTAAAGTCAATCTGCGCCAGCGCGGATGATGATTGGGAAGTTTTGGGCTGTGCATTTCTGAGCTTATTAGTTGCTGCCTCGATCGCCTTCCGGATTTCCGCACCCTGAAGACTATCCTGACAATGTAG
This region of Aerosakkonema funiforme FACHB-1375 genomic DNA includes:
- a CDS encoding PP2C family protein-serine/threonine phosphatase: MTAVPLPKPSSQSPDDHSDASSEVTPVFALKELVARLHREQHKIQDLLSSLGFALRSFNNLNQFLELIPLMATRVTDADGSALVLVKPNGQVRLEQLHCQDSLQGAEIRKAIEAATNKLRNAQPKTSQSSSALAQIDFSDASGHERGLTLLDEHVTRYLGPDIHLFGTAILVKQAERGRLYVFSRDPEYTWTETRQKLVRLVADQTAVAIANDELTVELRKKERLDRELEIGAEIQQRLLPRQCPTIPGIELAARCQPANRVGGDYYDFIATETSTNNHEQSVLSSEFKPDPLISNSQLTTHYSQKGRLGIVIGDVMGKGVPAGLLMTMTRGMLRAEVLNGHSPSRILQHLNQVMYADLENSHRFVTLFYSEYNLQSRILSYSNAAHNPPLLWQASTRSVMRLDTLGMLIGLDSNSQYEEAQVQLAPGDTLIYYTDGFTEAANPSGDRFDEENLILAFERACQHCQGSQAILDYLFDRVQQFIGPGNRNGDDMTLVVMQIAHNHI